The genomic window GTCGTTCTCGACCGGACCGATTCTGGGACAGGTGCGCGCCGGGTCGATGGCGGCGCTGCGGGGGCCGGTGTTCTCGGTCGGGTTCGGCGGCGTGGCCTGCGTCGGGGCGGTGGTGGGGCTCGCCGCGTGGCTGCCCGGGTTCCGGCGCTACGACGCGCGGAGCGACGTCCACGCGGTCGCGGTCCGCGCCGAAAGGCTGGCGGCGCACGCTGAGCCGTCCCTATGATCGAAGGCCGTTGACTGTCCTAACGAGGGGTTTGACATGGACAACGGGGACCGGAACGGGCCGCCGTGGGGCGCGCCGCCAGAGGAGACGGGGGACTCGGGCGGGCCGCCGCCGGGAGGATTCCCCTGGCAGGGGAACGGTGGACCGCAGAGCGGGCCCCAGTACGGACCTCAGGGTGAGCCGCAGAACTGGACTCAGGGCGGGCCCCAGAACTGGCCTCAGGGTGGACCCGGGAACGGGCCCCAGGGCGGGCCACAGAACGGTCCCCAAGGCGGCCCGCAAGGTGGTCCCCCAGGCGGCCCCCAGGGCGGACCGCCCGGAGGATCGCAGCGTTCGATGACGTCCTTCCCGCTCGCGGCGACCGGCGCGTACGCGGCCGTCCGTCCGCCGGAGCCGTCGCCGGTCCAGGCCCCGCCGCAGGGCCCGCCGCCGATGACCTCGTTCCCGCTCGCCGCCACCGGCGCGTACCGGGCGGTCGGGCAGCAGCAGGGCAGCGCGGACCTGTCGGCCAGCGGGTTCCGGGCGGTTCCGGGATCCGAGCCCGGGCCGCAGTTCAACGGGCCGATGGGCCCGCCCGGACAGTTCGGCCCGCCGGGACCTCCCGGGCCGCCGCCCGGAGGGGGCACCGCCAAGCGTCGCAAGGCCCTGCTGATCGGGGCGTCGGCGGTCGTGGTGGCCGGTGTCGCCGCCGGAGCCGTCGCTTTCGCGACGAGCGGAAGCAGCAAGAAGCAGCCCAATCCCAGCCCGACGTCCTCGGGCTCGTCGCACGCGGCCCTGTCCGGGACGTCCACCCCGAGCGGCGGCTCGCAGCCGCCGTCATCCGCGAGCGCGCCCTCGACGTCGAAGGCCGCGCCGCCGGCCGCGCCACCGGTCGCCGACGTGCTGTTCTGGCACCTGAGCGACAAGGCCGGCGGCAAGACCGCCGCCGACGCCTCCGGCAAGAACCACGTCGGCGCCCTGTCCGGAGCGGCCGGTTTCTCGACCGCGCACGGCGGCTCCGCGGAGTTCAGCGGCGCGCCGAACCAGATCAAGGGCGGCCAGATCCAGACCAAGGGCCCGGCGATCGACACCACGAAGAGCTTCACGGTCTCCATGTGGGTCGACCAGACCGGCCTCACCACGCCCACGAAGTACGCCGCCGCCTTCAGCCAGGACGGCCCGCAGTGCTTCGCGTTCACCTTCAGCTACTCGGAGGC from Catenulispora sp. GP43 includes these protein-coding regions:
- a CDS encoding LamG domain-containing protein, producing MTSFPLAATGAYAAVRPPEPSPVQAPPQGPPPMTSFPLAATGAYRAVGQQQGSADLSASGFRAVPGSEPGPQFNGPMGPPGQFGPPGPPGPPPGGGTAKRRKALLIGASAVVVAGVAAGAVAFATSGSSKKQPNPSPTSSGSSHAALSGTSTPSGGSQPPSSASAPSTSKAAPPAAPPVADVLFWHLSDKAGGKTAADASGKNHVGALSGAAGFSTAHGGSAEFSGAPNQIKGGQIQTKGPAIDTTKSFTVSMWVDQTGLTTPTKYAAAFSQDGPQCFAFTFSYSEASKTWSFVRANADGANPAMTNAGASAPTPMNTWVRLTGVYDAQAGTIELFVDGAPQGGPVKTGSKPYAATGPFAIGRSWYGKYPTNPFKGYISDVQVFGRALTADEVKALG